A DNA window from Brassica napus cultivar Da-Ae chromosome A4, Da-Ae, whole genome shotgun sequence contains the following coding sequences:
- the LOC125608333 gene encoding uncharacterized protein LOC125608333, giving the protein MSPSKAEEVVQHIHPLTKVDGVGRYICDGCKTEGFGRTYRCSSCNYDLHEYCATCPPTLLSMYHAQHELRLIHDRRGCDICDETTDGLFYQCEPCGFDVHPLCTQQPPKVSHSTDQGEVQELIEVQELGEFQELGEVQELGEVQELGEFQEPREVQEPCEVQEPDEVEEPGEVEEPDPDRLRKRDVMYIGARVAWACMTGDVAGVISAFQL; this is encoded by the coding sequence ATGTCTCCGTCGAAAGCGGAAGAAGTAGTCCAACATATCCACCCATTAACGAAAGTTGACGGGGTTGGAAGGTACATATGCGATGGCTGTAAAACCGAAGGCTTTGGGAGGACCTACCGTTGCTCCTCTTGCAACTACGATCTTCACGAGTACTGTGCCACGTGTCCGCCTACCCTCCTCAGCATGTATCATGCACAGCACGAGCTCCGGTTAATCCACGACAGACGTGGGTGCGACATCTGCGACGAAACGACCGACGGGTTGTTTTACCAATGCGAGCCTTGCGGCTTCGACGTCCATCCTCTCTGCACCCAGCAGCCTCCGAAAGTGAGCCACAGTACAGATCAAGGTGAGGTTCAAGAACTCATTGAGGTTCAAGAACTCGGTGAGTTTCAAGAACTCGGTGAGGTTCAAGAACTCGGTGAGGTTCAAGAACTCGGTGAGTTTCAAGAACCCCGTGAGGTTCAAGAGCCCTGTGAGGTTCAAGAACCCGATGAGGTTGAAGAACCCGGTGAGGTTGAAGAACCCGATCCGGACAGACTAAGAAAAAGGGATGTAATGTATATAGGCGCTCGAGTTGCCTGGGCTTGTATGACGGGGGATGTCGCTGGGGTCATATCTGCCTTCCAGCTTTGA
- the LOC106448914 gene encoding glycine-rich protein 23-like produces the protein METFVIIIIAFASTFAVFIFLAVLTGSGLKGGGGGDGGGGDGGGEDGGGGDVELSGGGNGGGFGGDGGLTGGSDFGGHGGVWSHGGGGDGGFGGGGGGGGGFGGDGACVSFFPIIFSKVDDNMENC, from the exons ATGGAGACTTTTGTAATCATCATCATAGCTTTCGCTTCTACTTTTgctgtttttatatttcttgcGGTTTTGACTGGAAGCGGGCTAAAAGGTGGAGGTGGTGGCGACGGAGGAGGTGGAGATGGGGGAGGAGAGGATGGAGGCGGTGGGGATGTGGAGTTGAGTGGTGGAGGAAACGGAGGTGGCTTTGGCGGTGATGGAGGTTTAACAGGTGGTTCTGATTTTGGTGGCCATGGAGGGGTTTGGAGTCATGGTGGTGGAGGTGACGGAGGTTTTGGCGGTGGCGGCGGTGGAGGTGGTGGATTTGGTGGTgatggag CTTGTGTCAGTTTCTTTCCTATCATATTTTCAAAAGTTGATGATAATATGGAAAATTGCTAG